The sequence ACAGGACAGCAGTCAGGCCGCAGCTTCTCCCGCCCCTGCACCATCCGATAATCCTCCTTCGGATCAAGGGGACAGTAATGGCGAGCAAAACGAAAATTAATGGTCCATTGAACAAGCCTAAACAAGCCGTTTCTGATTATCCTCAGGGGCGGCTTGTTTATTTATTCCAGCTGGGATGTAATATCGGCAGTTCCACAATAACCTCAGTTCCTGTACCCTCACGGCTTTTAATCCGAATCCGTCCCTGATGCTCCTCCACAATCGACTTGGCAATGGGCAGGCCAAGGCCTGTTCCCCCAGTCTTTCGGTGACGAGAGCTGTCGACACGGTAAAAACGTTCAAACACATGCTTAACCTCTTCCCGGGGAATTCCGATTCCGTAATCCTTAACGATCAGCTGAATATTATCGTCCTGTTGGGTTATATGTAATTCTATTGGGGCTGTGCTGTATTTCAAAGCATTGTCCAGCAAAATAATCAACAGCTGTTTTATTTTACTGTGATCCGCTTGTATCACCATTTCCTTTTCCTTTGCATGCAGGATTAATTTTCTCGTGCTTAACTGCCTGAAGTGGGTAATTACCTGTTTACAGGTTTGTATGAGGTCGACCGAATCCAACATGAATTGCCTTCCTTGCTGGGAGGAAGCCAGATTCAGCAGCTGCTGGGTCATCACCCTCATTCGTTTGGTTTCCTCGTATATGGACTTCACAGCTTCCTCCTGCACCTTTGTATCATAGGCTCCCCAGCGTCTGAGTATGTTCGAGTACCCCTCTATGATCATCAGTGTCGTATTGAGTTCATGGGAGGCATCGGAGACAAACTGCTGTTGATTCCAAAAGCTCTCCTCCAGTCTGTCCATCATCCGGTTAAACGTCCCGGTCATTTCATATAGCTCATCTGCACTTTTCCCTTTATAGGGGATCTTCTTAAAGGTGAGACTGCGTTCAATCTCCTTCATCGTTCTTATGCTGGTCGAAATCGGCTTAACGACTGTCCGGGACAGCAGGCTTCCGCCCAACATACAAACCATGACGGCTCCGAAAGTGGTGAAAGTCAATATCGTCACAAGAATATGAATGTTGGTCTCCAAATCATCTAATCTCTCAGCGATTTCAAAGCAGGTCATGGTCCCGCCCGCAGTCTTCATCGGAATATAGACCATAAGTATTCGTTCGTCGTCATGTTTTAAAAGTCTGGCGTTTCTAGTTTTGCTAGAAGTAACCGGCACCCCATTCAAATTAAAATCAGCGCCATTCGAGATCATGCGTATGGAATCGGAACCGGGGACGGAAATTCGAATGAGCGTATCTTCTGTTAGTGAATTGTAAAGCAGAGCGTTCCG is a genomic window of Paenibacillus durus ATCC 35681 containing:
- a CDS encoding sensor histidine kinase, which translates into the protein MKLGTKITLLTSLLLIVILLCVDIIVYSLFIKIAGQNAGEMLLSKWEPIIQQVESMNSEARNALLYNSLTEDTLIRISVPGSDSIRMISNGADFNLNGVPVTSSKTRNARLLKHDDERILMVYIPMKTAGGTMTCFEIAERLDDLETNIHILVTILTFTTFGAVMVCMLGGSLLSRTVVKPISTSIRTMKEIERSLTFKKIPYKGKSADELYEMTGTFNRMMDRLEESFWNQQQFVSDASHELNTTLMIIEGYSNILRRWGAYDTKVQEEAVKSIYEETKRMRVMTQQLLNLASSQQGRQFMLDSVDLIQTCKQVITHFRQLSTRKLILHAKEKEMVIQADHSKIKQLLIILLDNALKYSTAPIELHITQQDDNIQLIVKDYGIGIPREEVKHVFERFYRVDSSRHRKTGGTGLGLPIAKSIVEEHQGRIRIKSREGTGTEVIVELPILHPSWNK